One window of the Streptomyces sp. NBC_00259 genome contains the following:
- a CDS encoding ROK family transcriptional regulator, with protein MGQLTGGDPSLLRRINSAVVLHALRGADSPTLTDLTRITGLSRPTVEGVLEGLIASGLVVETGPEEGEARRQGRPARRFRFRAEAGHLLGVEIGPHRVAALLSGLDGRIIGAGSREVAETASADERLERVRTVVADVLRRTGVARSSLRAVGVGSPGIVEADGTVRLGTALPDWTGLALGERLRRSFRCPVLVENDANAAAVAEHWKGAATDSDDIVFVLAGLSPGAGSLIGGRLHRGYGGAAGEIGALHLLGREATPETLLSTTGEPLHPLDEQAVAEVFAHARQGDERALAAVDRFIQRLVHDVAALVLALDPELVVIGGWAAGLDGVLDPLRDELSRYCLRPPRVALSLLGEAAVATGALRLALDHVEKQLFAVEGTVTARP; from the coding sequence CCCGGATCACGGGACTGTCCCGGCCCACCGTCGAGGGCGTACTCGAAGGGCTCATCGCGTCCGGGCTCGTGGTGGAGACCGGTCCCGAGGAGGGCGAGGCCCGGCGGCAGGGGCGGCCGGCGCGCCGGTTCCGGTTCCGTGCCGAGGCCGGACACCTTCTGGGTGTGGAGATCGGCCCGCACCGGGTCGCCGCGCTGCTTTCGGGGCTCGACGGCCGGATCATCGGCGCGGGATCCCGGGAAGTGGCCGAGACGGCGTCCGCCGATGAGCGGCTGGAGCGGGTCCGTACGGTCGTGGCCGATGTGCTGCGGCGGACCGGTGTGGCCCGCAGCTCACTGCGCGCGGTGGGCGTCGGCAGTCCGGGCATCGTCGAGGCGGACGGGACCGTACGGCTGGGCACGGCACTGCCGGACTGGACGGGGCTGGCCCTGGGTGAGCGGCTGAGACGGTCCTTCCGCTGCCCGGTGCTCGTGGAGAACGACGCCAATGCCGCGGCGGTGGCCGAGCACTGGAAGGGCGCCGCGACGGACTCCGACGACATCGTGTTCGTGCTGGCGGGGCTGAGTCCTGGTGCGGGCTCGCTCATCGGCGGGCGTCTGCACCGGGGCTACGGCGGTGCCGCCGGCGAGATCGGCGCGCTGCATCTGCTGGGCAGGGAGGCCACGCCGGAGACGCTGCTGTCGACGACGGGCGAGCCGCTGCATCCCCTGGACGAGCAGGCAGTGGCCGAGGTGTTCGCCCATGCCCGGCAGGGGGACGAGCGGGCGCTGGCGGCGGTCGACCGGTTCATCCAGCGGCTGGTGCACGACGTCGCGGCGCTGGTGCTGGCGCTCGATCCCGAGCTGGTGGTGATCGGCGGCTGGGCGGCCGGCCTGGACGGAGTGCTCGATCCGCTGCGTGACGAACTGTCCCGTTACTGCCTTCGGCCGCCTCGTGTGGCGCTCTCGCTGCTCGGTGAGGCGGCGGTGGCGACGGGGGCGCTGCGGTTGGCCCTGGACCATGTGGAGAAGCAGCTGTTCGCCGTCGAGGGAACGGTGACGGCCCGCCCCTGA
- a CDS encoding GntR family transcriptional regulator: MGTTQLETVPEPKYWHLKTVIGEALDSDFAVGEILPNERDLAARFGVARATLRQALEQLELEGRLQRRRGVGTTVAPPRMGVDVSTSTHYWPGAPRDAWQPVDCTNAVPPAAVARMLDTESDETVHAVRRMLATHGQPVAAELLYVPAGSVPELSAIDAPSGATRARGVLRELQRLTLEGQDRAVELGSARADDAKELDRLPGAPVLVVTTRYFSEGRTAVVSVATYRADTCRLTFGDTGDLEIRHHGQERRAS; encoded by the coding sequence GTGGGGACCACGCAGCTGGAAACGGTGCCGGAGCCGAAGTACTGGCACCTCAAGACCGTGATCGGCGAGGCGCTCGACTCCGACTTCGCGGTCGGCGAGATCCTGCCCAACGAGCGTGATCTCGCCGCTCGCTTCGGCGTCGCACGCGCCACGCTGCGTCAGGCGCTCGAACAGCTGGAGCTGGAAGGCAGGCTGCAGCGCCGCCGCGGCGTCGGCACGACGGTCGCACCTCCCCGTATGGGCGTCGACGTCTCCACGTCCACGCACTACTGGCCCGGCGCTCCCCGGGACGCCTGGCAGCCGGTCGACTGCACCAACGCCGTGCCGCCCGCCGCCGTCGCGCGCATGCTGGACACGGAAAGCGACGAGACGGTGCACGCGGTGCGCAGGATGCTGGCCACGCACGGCCAGCCGGTCGCCGCCGAACTGCTGTACGTTCCGGCCGGATCCGTGCCCGAGCTCTCCGCGATCGACGCCCCCTCCGGCGCGACCCGCGCCCGCGGTGTGCTGCGCGAGTTGCAGCGTCTGACCCTGGAGGGGCAGGACCGCGCGGTGGAACTCGGCTCGGCCCGCGCCGATGACGCCAAGGAACTGGACCGCCTCCCCGGCGCGCCCGTTCTCGTCGTCACCACCCGCTACTTCTCCGAGGGCCGTACGGCCGTCGTGTCCGTGGCGACGTACCGGGCCGACACCTGCCGGCTGACCTTCGGCGACACGGGCGACCTGGAGATCCGCCACCACGGCCAGGAGCGACGCGCCTCCTGA
- a CDS encoding RNA polymerase sigma-70 factor codes for MAGDSVTEVFEAHRSVLTGVAYRMLGRFSDAEDVVQEAWLRWSAEDRGEVREPRGYLVRITTRLAIDRLRHVQSRREAYVGPWLPEPIATRSGHTVPDAAERSELMESVSLAVLVVLESLSPLERAVFVLREAFGFPYGEIATTLDRSEAAVRQLAGRARRHVDERRPRYDVDPAERRDLTERFLAAASGGDLDALLSLLAPDVRLVGDSGGKAKAPLRVMESADKVGRFLYAVAKEPIPGSEIRLLDINGAPGLLVLSGGKPDTVVQIEARNGRIQCVYIVRNPDKLTALTA; via the coding sequence GTGGCCGGCGATAGCGTGACGGAAGTCTTTGAAGCCCACCGCTCCGTGCTGACGGGCGTGGCGTACCGCATGCTCGGGCGGTTCTCCGACGCCGAGGACGTGGTGCAGGAGGCATGGCTGCGCTGGTCGGCCGAGGACCGCGGCGAGGTGCGCGAACCGCGCGGCTATCTCGTACGGATCACCACCCGGCTCGCCATCGACAGGCTGAGGCACGTGCAGTCGCGCCGCGAGGCCTATGTCGGGCCCTGGCTGCCCGAGCCCATCGCGACCCGATCGGGTCACACGGTCCCCGACGCCGCCGAGCGGTCCGAGCTCATGGAGTCCGTGTCACTCGCCGTCCTCGTCGTGCTCGAATCCCTCTCCCCGCTGGAGCGCGCGGTGTTCGTGCTGAGAGAGGCCTTCGGCTTCCCGTACGGCGAGATCGCCACCACCCTCGACCGCAGCGAAGCGGCCGTGCGGCAGCTCGCCGGACGTGCCCGCCGCCATGTCGACGAGCGCAGACCCCGGTACGACGTGGACCCGGCCGAACGCCGTGACCTGACCGAGCGGTTCCTCGCCGCGGCATCCGGCGGCGACCTGGACGCCCTGCTCAGCCTGCTCGCCCCCGACGTACGGCTCGTCGGCGACAGCGGCGGAAAGGCGAAGGCGCCGCTGCGCGTCATGGAGAGCGCGGACAAGGTGGGGCGCTTCCTGTACGCCGTGGCCAAGGAGCCGATTCCCGGATCCGAGATCCGTCTCCTCGACATCAACGGAGCGCCCGGCCTGCTGGTGCTCTCCGGCGGCAAGCCCGACACCGTCGTCCAGATCGAGGCCAGGAACGGCCGTATCCAGTGCGTCTACATCGTCCGCAACCCGGACAAGCTCACCGCACTCACGGCATAG
- a CDS encoding alpha/beta fold hydrolase, whose product MVSKVSFTVDSPAGRQALSVSYERLGAGEPLLLLHGIGHHWQAWEPVLPVLAQERDVIAVDLPGFGTSPALPQGMSYDLSAVVPVLGALCGALGVERPHVAGNSLGGLLALELGREKLVRSVTALSPAGFWTESERRYAFGTLLAMRRGARMMPLPLIDRLSRTPAGRAALTSTIYARPGRRSPQAVVAETVALREATGFRRTLDAGRGVLFTSDVPGLPVTVAWGSRDRLLLRRQGVRAKHAIPGARLVRLPGCGHVPMNDDPALVARVILDGSR is encoded by the coding sequence ATGGTCTCGAAGGTCTCGTTCACGGTCGATTCCCCTGCCGGGCGCCAGGCACTGTCCGTGTCGTACGAGCGTCTCGGCGCGGGAGAGCCGCTCCTACTGCTCCACGGCATCGGTCATCACTGGCAGGCATGGGAGCCCGTCCTGCCGGTCCTCGCCCAGGAGCGCGACGTCATCGCCGTCGATCTCCCCGGCTTCGGCACGTCCCCCGCCCTGCCGCAGGGCATGTCGTACGACCTCTCCGCCGTCGTCCCCGTGCTGGGCGCGCTCTGTGGGGCGCTCGGCGTCGAGCGGCCCCATGTCGCGGGCAACTCCCTCGGCGGGCTGCTCGCCCTCGAACTGGGCCGGGAGAAGCTCGTCCGGTCCGTCACGGCACTGTCCCCCGCCGGGTTCTGGACGGAGAGCGAGCGCCGATACGCCTTCGGGACGCTGCTCGCCATGCGCCGGGGCGCCAGGATGATGCCTCTGCCCCTCATCGACCGGCTGTCGCGTACGCCGGCCGGCCGGGCGGCACTGACCAGCACCATCTACGCGCGGCCCGGGCGCCGTTCACCGCAGGCGGTCGTGGCCGAGACCGTGGCACTGCGCGAGGCCACCGGCTTCCGTCGGACGCTCGATGCCGGACGCGGGGTTCTGTTCACCTCCGATGTGCCCGGTCTGCCGGTGACGGTCGCGTGGGGCTCCCGGGACCGTCTGCTGCTGCGCCGTCAGGGCGTCCGCGCCAAGCACGCCATTCCGGGTGCCAGGCTCGTGCGGCTGCCCGGCTGCGGTCATGTGCCCATGAACGACGACCCGGCTCTCGTCGCCCGCGTCATCCTCGACGGCAGCCGCTGA
- a CDS encoding alkaline phosphatase D family protein: protein MSYHRRTVLRGSLAASAALSLGAAAPAQALRGRPNSAWGVQVGDVTSSSGLVWVRSDRPARMIVETSATESFRRTHRWHGPLLGPGTDFTGTTALRGLPAGEQIHYRVTTADPDDPRRTGEPVYGTFRTAPARRGPGVRFLWSGDIAGQGWGINPDIGGFRAFDEMRRLDPDFFLSSGDTVYADGPLVPSVTLPDGRVWRNVMTEEKAKVAETLAEYRGNFRYNLLDDNVRRFNAQVPTVAQWDDHEVRNNWYPGQLLDDARYTEKDVDVLAARAMRAFGEYFPVSTLSPRGSEGRMHRVVRYGPLLDVFVLDMRSHRNANSPGRQADDTTGILGSEQLSWLKRELSRSRAVWKVIASDMPLGLVVPDGAVNFEAVAQGDPGAPLGRELQIAELLRFIKHRRITGTLWLTADVHYTSAQHYAPERAAFKDFAPFWEFVSGPLAAGGFPANALDGTFGPDRVFVRAPERANVSPMESPQYFGEVDIEGGSGELTVRLRAEGGTVLFSKVLQPGRVGQDRG, encoded by the coding sequence ATGTCCTACCACCGCCGTACCGTTCTCCGCGGTTCGCTCGCCGCCTCCGCGGCCCTCTCTCTCGGGGCGGCAGCCCCGGCGCAGGCGCTGCGCGGCAGGCCGAACTCCGCCTGGGGCGTCCAGGTGGGCGATGTCACGTCGTCGTCCGGGCTGGTGTGGGTTCGCTCCGACCGGCCGGCCAGGATGATCGTCGAGACGTCGGCGACCGAGTCGTTCCGCCGGACGCACCGATGGCACGGCCCGCTGCTCGGCCCGGGAACCGACTTCACCGGGACGACCGCGCTGCGCGGGCTGCCGGCCGGTGAGCAGATCCACTATCGGGTCACGACGGCCGACCCCGACGACCCGCGGCGCACCGGGGAGCCGGTGTACGGGACGTTCCGCACGGCTCCCGCACGGCGCGGGCCGGGGGTCCGCTTCCTGTGGTCGGGCGACATCGCCGGGCAGGGCTGGGGCATCAACCCGGACATCGGCGGCTTCCGCGCGTTCGACGAGATGCGCCGCCTCGACCCGGACTTCTTCCTCTCCAGCGGGGACACGGTGTACGCGGACGGGCCCCTCGTCCCGAGCGTGACGCTGCCGGACGGGCGGGTGTGGCGCAATGTCATGACCGAGGAGAAGGCGAAGGTCGCGGAGACGCTCGCCGAGTACCGCGGCAACTTCCGCTACAACCTGCTGGACGACAACGTCCGCCGGTTCAACGCGCAGGTCCCGACGGTGGCGCAGTGGGACGATCACGAGGTGCGCAACAACTGGTACCCGGGCCAGCTCCTCGACGACGCGCGCTACACCGAGAAGGACGTGGACGTGCTCGCCGCACGGGCGATGAGGGCGTTCGGCGAGTACTTCCCCGTCTCCACGCTGAGTCCTCGTGGCAGCGAGGGGCGGATGCACCGCGTGGTGCGGTACGGGCCGCTGCTGGACGTCTTCGTGCTCGACATGCGTTCGCACCGGAACGCCAACTCTCCCGGCCGGCAGGCCGACGACACGACCGGGATCCTCGGTTCGGAGCAGCTGTCCTGGCTGAAGCGCGAGCTGTCGCGCTCGCGCGCCGTATGGAAGGTGATCGCCTCGGACATGCCGCTGGGGCTCGTCGTCCCGGACGGCGCCGTGAACTTCGAGGCGGTCGCGCAGGGCGACCCCGGCGCCCCTCTCGGGCGTGAGCTGCAGATCGCGGAACTGCTGCGGTTCATCAAGCACCGGCGGATCACCGGCACGCTGTGGCTGACCGCCGATGTGCACTACACCTCGGCGCAGCACTACGCTCCGGAGCGGGCCGCGTTCAAGGACTTCGCCCCCTTCTGGGAGTTCGTCTCGGGGCCGCTCGCGGCAGGGGGCTTCCCGGCCAACGCGCTGGACGGCACGTTCGGTCCCGATCGGGTCTTCGTACGGGCGCCGGAGCGGGCGAACGTGTCCCCGATGGAGTCGCCCCAGTACTTCGGCGAGGTCGACATCGAAGGCGGCAGCGGCGAGTTGACCGTCCGGCTGCGGGCCGAGGGCGGAACGGTCCTGTTCAGCAAGGTTCTTCAGCCCGGGCGGGTCGGCCAGGACCGCGGCTGA
- a CDS encoding GNAT family N-acetyltransferase produces MTDVTSVKGARRHHWRRDLVELAALFTAVAVADAIANMIAHGPNGPYLLVASAVALVATAAFHTWWARRHSHAPPAADTGGPGALSSGTAGMSGTSTTSGPAATGSNGTGQSGPGDSGGPGGSGARETALWRMRTTVRDEPGSLAALCTVLAGHHVDILTLQTHPLAQGTVDEFLLRAPAGLQAQQITREVSAAGGSSTWIERADAHDLVDTPTRLLGLATRTALDAAELPLALRQLLGRCTIHSLPAESLGGRPTGEPAPEEGVLDETVIRLRDPNGGTITVERAYLPFTPTEFARARALVELDARLGPRMPRSQDVLTLPEGNEITVRRADRSDVAAARAMHDRCSARTLGLRYHGPVGDADRYLNHLLSPRFGRTLAVETASGRIVALGHLLWDGDETEVALLIEDEWQRRGIGSELLGRLVAMAVEAGCESVYAVTQASNTGMVAAMRGLGLPLDYQIEEGTLVITARLDATPVRSRLPYELPRALPHERALPHERT; encoded by the coding sequence ATGACTGATGTGACTTCCGTGAAGGGCGCCCGGCGCCACCACTGGCGCCGGGACCTCGTCGAGCTGGCCGCCCTGTTCACCGCCGTCGCCGTGGCCGACGCCATAGCCAACATGATCGCGCACGGCCCCAACGGCCCGTACCTGCTCGTCGCCTCCGCCGTCGCACTCGTCGCCACGGCCGCGTTCCACACATGGTGGGCACGCCGCCACAGCCATGCGCCCCCGGCCGCCGATACCGGCGGTCCCGGGGCCCTGAGCTCCGGGACCGCCGGCATGTCCGGTACCTCCACTACATCCGGCCCGGCCGCCACCGGTAGCAACGGCACCGGCCAGAGCGGTCCCGGCGATTCCGGCGGTCCTGGCGGTTCCGGTGCACGCGAGACGGCGCTGTGGCGGATGCGTACGACCGTACGGGACGAGCCGGGCAGCCTTGCCGCGCTGTGCACGGTCCTGGCCGGCCACCACGTGGACATCCTGACGCTGCAGACGCACCCTCTGGCGCAGGGCACCGTCGACGAGTTCCTGCTGCGGGCGCCGGCCGGGCTCCAAGCGCAGCAGATCACCCGCGAGGTGTCGGCCGCGGGCGGCAGCAGCACCTGGATCGAGCGCGCGGACGCGCACGATCTCGTCGACACCCCGACCCGGCTGCTCGGGCTGGCCACCCGGACCGCGCTCGACGCGGCGGAGCTTCCCCTCGCGCTGCGCCAGCTGCTCGGCCGCTGCACCATCCATTCGCTGCCCGCGGAGTCCCTCGGTGGCAGGCCGACGGGTGAGCCGGCGCCCGAGGAGGGGGTGCTGGACGAGACGGTGATCCGGCTGCGCGATCCGAACGGCGGCACGATCACGGTCGAGCGCGCCTATCTGCCGTTCACGCCCACCGAGTTCGCCCGGGCTCGCGCGCTCGTCGAGCTCGACGCCCGGCTCGGGCCGCGGATGCCGCGCAGCCAGGATGTGCTGACGCTCCCGGAGGGCAACGAGATCACCGTGCGCCGCGCCGACCGGAGCGATGTCGCCGCTGCCCGGGCGATGCACGATCGCTGCTCCGCACGCACCCTCGGCCTGCGCTACCACGGACCGGTCGGCGACGCGGACCGCTATCTGAACCATCTCCTCAGCCCGCGGTTCGGCCGCACCCTCGCCGTCGAGACGGCCTCGGGCCGCATCGTGGCCCTGGGCCATCTGCTCTGGGACGGCGACGAGACCGAGGTCGCGCTTCTGATCGAGGACGAGTGGCAGCGCCGTGGCATCGGCTCCGAACTGCTGGGCCGGCTGGTCGCGATGGCCGTCGAGGCGGGATGCGAGAGCGTGTACGCCGTGACGCAGGCGTCCAACACCGGCATGGTCGCGGCCATGCGCGGGCTCGGCCTCCCGCTCGACTACCAGATAGAGGAGGGCACGCTCGTGATCACCGCACGGCTGGACGCGACTCCGGTGCGCTCCCGGCTTCCGTACGAGCTGCCGCGCGCACTGCCTCACGAGCGGGCGCTTCCGCACGAACGGACCTGA
- a CDS encoding trans-sulfuration enzyme family protein: MDYAASTAPTHTPTRALATEAVHAGREDLVELGLHAVPIDLSTTYPSHDVEAEAARIDTFAATGARLEGPPVYARLDNPTTARFETALARLEGTESAVAFASGMAALTAVLLVRASMGLRHVVAVRPLYGCSDHLLEGGLLGTEVTWTDPAGVADAIRPDTGLVMVETPANPTLAEADIKALAHSCGSVPLLVDNTFATPVLQRPVEHGARIVLHSATKYLGGHGDVMGGVVACDEEFAAALRQVRFATGGVLHPMAGYLLLRGLSTLPVRVRAASTTAADLARRLAADPRIARVHYPSVGGAMVSFEVYGDPRDVIAGVRLITPAVSLGSVDTLIQHPASISHRIVAEGDRRAAGVSDRLLRMSVGLEDVEDLWADLCEALSARRGSLRSVRAEAPAREAVRAAARTEAGSAPESRPAVR, encoded by the coding sequence ATGGACTACGCCGCCTCGACCGCCCCCACCCACACCCCCACCAGGGCGCTCGCCACCGAAGCCGTGCACGCCGGCCGCGAAGATCTCGTGGAGCTCGGCCTGCACGCCGTACCGATCGATCTGTCGACCACCTACCCGTCGCACGACGTGGAGGCGGAGGCGGCACGTATCGACACCTTCGCGGCCACCGGCGCGCGCCTGGAGGGGCCGCCCGTCTACGCCCGGCTCGACAACCCCACGACGGCCCGCTTCGAGACCGCGCTGGCCAGGCTCGAGGGAACCGAGAGCGCCGTGGCCTTCGCCAGCGGCATGGCCGCCCTGACCGCGGTGCTGCTGGTCAGGGCCTCGATGGGCCTGCGCCATGTGGTGGCGGTCCGGCCGCTGTACGGATGCAGTGACCATCTCCTGGAGGGCGGCCTGCTCGGCACCGAGGTGACCTGGACCGATCCGGCCGGGGTCGCCGACGCGATCCGGCCCGACACCGGGCTCGTGATGGTCGAGACCCCCGCCAACCCGACGCTGGCCGAGGCCGACATCAAGGCGCTCGCCCACTCCTGCGGCTCGGTCCCGCTGCTCGTCGACAACACCTTCGCCACACCCGTTCTGCAGCGGCCCGTGGAGCACGGCGCCCGGATCGTGCTGCACAGCGCGACGAAGTACCTGGGCGGGCACGGCGATGTGATGGGCGGCGTCGTCGCCTGCGACGAGGAGTTCGCGGCCGCGCTGCGGCAGGTGCGCTTCGCGACCGGTGGGGTGCTGCACCCGATGGCCGGCTATCTGCTGCTGCGCGGGCTGTCCACGCTTCCCGTACGGGTCCGTGCCGCGTCGACGACCGCCGCTGATCTGGCCCGGCGGCTCGCCGCCGATCCGCGCATCGCCCGGGTCCACTACCCCTCGGTGGGCGGTGCGATGGTCTCCTTCGAGGTGTACGGCGATCCGCGCGACGTGATCGCCGGTGTCCGGCTCATCACCCCCGCCGTCAGCCTCGGCAGCGTCGACACGCTGATCCAGCACCCGGCCTCCATCAGCCACCGGATCGTGGCCGAAGGAGACCGGCGTGCCGCGGGCGTCAGCGACCGGCTGCTGCGGATGTCGGTCGGGCTGGAGGACGTCGAGGACCTGTGGGCCGATCTGTGCGAGGCGCTCAGCGCTCGGCGTGGTTCCCTCAGGTCCGTTCGTGCGGAAGCGCCCGCTCGTGAGGCAGTGCGCGCGGCAGCTCGTACGGAAGCCGGGAGCGCACCGGAGTCGCGTCCAGCCGTGCGGTGA
- a CDS encoding Lrp/AsnC family transcriptional regulator encodes MADSVVLDPVDLHILRVLQNDARTTYREVAAEVGVAPSTCLDRVSRLRRSGVILGHQLRLDPAKLGRGLEALLMVQVRPHRRELIGPFVDRIRALPESRALFHLTGPDDYLVHVAVADTADLQRLVLDEFTSRREVARVETRLIFQQWDCGPLMPPVQEPTKHAPLSAD; translated from the coding sequence ATGGCCGATTCTGTCGTTCTGGACCCGGTGGATCTCCACATACTGCGCGTTCTCCAGAACGACGCCCGGACCACCTACCGGGAGGTGGCCGCCGAGGTGGGCGTCGCTCCTTCGACCTGTCTGGACCGGGTGAGCCGGTTGCGCCGCAGTGGGGTGATCCTCGGACATCAGCTACGACTCGATCCGGCCAAACTCGGCAGGGGCCTGGAAGCCCTCCTCATGGTCCAGGTGCGCCCGCACAGGAGGGAGCTGATCGGACCGTTCGTGGACCGGATCCGGGCGCTGCCCGAGTCACGTGCGCTGTTCCATCTGACCGGACCCGACGACTATCTGGTGCATGTCGCCGTTGCTGACACGGCGGACCTCCAGCGACTGGTGCTCGACGAGTTCACCTCGCGGCGCGAAGTCGCCCGTGTGGAGACCCGTCTGATCTTCCAGCAGTGGGACTGCGGACCGCTCATGCCACCGGTCCAGGAGCCCACCAAGCATGCTCCTTTGTCAGCCGACTGA
- a CDS encoding DUF885 domain-containing protein → MPETSSSALPRQVADAYVDALIDLDPITGTYLGVPASAGRLPDFSPAGQEAVAELARVTLVRLDEAEKLPGARSDAERRCGRLLRERLTAELAVHEAEEGLRTVSNLRSPAHAVRNVFTVMPAASKSDWAAIAERLRAVPDALDGYRASLALGLDRKLPAGPRATASFITQLDEWSGATAADGSGWFEEFVTAGPDELRAELGSAAGVATAALAALRDWMREVYAPALEGAPDTVGRERYARWSRYFNGTELDLDEAYAYGWSEYHRLLGEMKAEADRILPGSGPWEALAHLDEHGTHIEGVEEVRVWLQKLMDEAIEALDGTHFELAERVRVVESRIAPAGGAAAPYYTGPSEDFSRPGRTWLPTMGETRFPVYDLVSTWYHEGVPGHHLQIAQWVHVADQLSRYQATVGGVSANAEGWALYAERLMDELGFLPDAERRLGYLDAQMMRACRVIVDIGMHLELEIPADSPFHPGERWTPDLAEEFFGRHSGRPADFVESELTRYLSMPAQAIGYKLGERAWLLGRERARAAHGDAFDAKAWHMAALSQGPLGLDDLVDELSKL, encoded by the coding sequence ATGCCAGAGACATCGAGCAGCGCCCTGCCCCGCCAGGTCGCCGACGCCTACGTCGACGCACTCATCGACCTCGACCCGATCACCGGTACCTACCTCGGAGTTCCGGCGAGCGCGGGCCGCCTCCCCGACTTCTCCCCGGCCGGCCAGGAGGCCGTGGCCGAACTCGCCCGCGTGACGCTCGTGCGGCTCGACGAGGCGGAGAAACTGCCCGGTGCCCGCTCGGACGCGGAGCGGCGCTGCGGGCGTCTGCTGCGCGAGCGGCTCACCGCCGAACTGGCCGTGCACGAAGCCGAGGAGGGACTGCGCACCGTCAGCAATCTGCGCTCCCCTGCGCATGCCGTGCGCAACGTCTTCACCGTGATGCCGGCCGCGTCGAAGTCGGACTGGGCGGCGATCGCCGAGCGGCTGCGCGCCGTCCCGGACGCGCTGGACGGCTACCGCGCCTCGCTGGCGCTCGGCCTGGACCGCAAGCTGCCCGCCGGCCCGCGCGCCACGGCATCGTTCATCACCCAGCTCGACGAGTGGTCGGGCGCGACGGCGGCCGACGGAAGCGGTTGGTTCGAGGAGTTCGTCACGGCCGGTCCTGACGAGCTGCGCGCCGAACTCGGCAGCGCCGCCGGGGTCGCCACCGCGGCCCTCGCCGCCCTGCGCGACTGGATGCGCGAGGTGTACGCCCCCGCGCTGGAGGGCGCCCCCGACACGGTGGGCCGCGAGCGGTACGCCCGCTGGTCGCGCTATTTCAACGGCACGGAGCTCGACCTCGACGAGGCGTACGCGTACGGCTGGTCCGAGTACCACCGGCTGCTCGGGGAGATGAAGGCGGAGGCCGACAGGATCCTGCCCGGCTCGGGCCCCTGGGAGGCGCTGGCCCATCTCGACGAGCACGGCACGCACATCGAGGGCGTCGAGGAAGTCCGGGTGTGGCTGCAGAAGCTGATGGACGAGGCCATCGAGGCGCTCGACGGCACGCACTTCGAACTCGCCGAGCGGGTCCGTGTGGTGGAGTCCCGGATCGCGCCCGCGGGAGGAGCCGCGGCTCCGTACTACACCGGGCCGTCCGAGGACTTCTCGCGGCCCGGCAGGACGTGGCTGCCGACCATGGGCGAGACCCGTTTCCCCGTGTACGACCTGGTCTCCACCTGGTACCACGAGGGCGTGCCCGGTCACCATCTGCAGATCGCGCAGTGGGTCCATGTCGCCGACCAGCTCTCGCGCTACCAGGCGACCGTCGGAGGCGTCAGCGCCAACGCGGAGGGCTGGGCCCTGTACGCGGAGCGCCTCATGGACGAACTCGGCTTCCTGCCCGACGCGGAGCGCCGGCTCGGCTATCTGGACGCCCAGATGATGCGGGCCTGCCGGGTCATCGTCGACATCGGCATGCACCTGGAGCTGGAGATCCCCGCGGACTCGCCGTTCCACCCCGGTGAGCGGTGGACCCCGGATCTGGCGGAGGAGTTCTTCGGCCGGCACAGCGGACGGCCGGCGGACTTCGTCGAGAGCGAGCTGACCCGCTATCTCTCGATGCCGGCCCAGGCCATCGGCTACAAGCTGGGCGAGCGTGCCTGGCTGCTCGGCCGCGAGCGGGCCCGTGCGGCGCACGGTGACGCCTTCGACGCGAAGGCCTGGCACATGGCGGCGCTCTCGCAGGGGCCGCTGGGTCTGGACGATCTCGTGGACGAACTGTCGAAGCTCTGA
- a CDS encoding rhodanese-like domain-containing protein encodes MTTPQTVSNPVLRVPPASPAAAAAYFSASLAFHADVSDVAAALAARESGGDPGFVVLDSRSTEAWDQGHVPGAIHLPTALVPEQAERLLDRSVPVVTYCWGPGCNGGARAALALAELGYQVKEMLGGFEYWVREGFAYETWESTQRQAPDPLTAPTGAGTDCGC; translated from the coding sequence ATGACAACGCCGCAGACCGTCTCGAATCCCGTCCTCCGGGTGCCCCCGGCCTCTCCCGCGGCGGCCGCCGCCTACTTCTCCGCGAGTCTCGCCTTCCACGCCGACGTCTCCGATGTCGCGGCAGCTCTCGCCGCCCGGGAGTCCGGCGGCGACCCCGGATTCGTCGTGCTGGACTCCCGCTCCACCGAGGCCTGGGACCAGGGGCACGTGCCCGGCGCGATCCATCTGCCCACCGCCCTGGTCCCCGAGCAGGCGGAGCGGCTGCTGGACCGGTCCGTTCCGGTCGTCACGTACTGCTGGGGCCCCGGCTGCAACGGCGGCGCACGAGCCGCCCTCGCTCTCGCCGAACTCGGCTACCAGGTCAAGGAGATGCTCGGCGGCTTCGAGTACTGGGTGCGCGAGGGCTTCGCGTACGAGACCTGGGAAAGCACGCAACGCCAGGCGCCCGACCCGCTGACGGCCCCGACCGGAGCCGGGACCGACTGCGGCTGCTGA